A single genomic interval of Bacillus smithii harbors:
- a CDS encoding glycerol-3-phosphate responsive antiterminator: MGFHGQKILPAIRSMKDFEKMLEMPYQYGVFLDLHLGMVKSVYEYARRYDKKMFLHIDLIHGLTSDENATEFIVQYAKPYGIISTKGSVILKAKQKGIFATQRAFIIDSSALERSVKLVEKTNPDYIEVLPGVVPKIIKELHVKTKKPIFAGGLIESAEEVEQALAAGACAITTSNVDLWKQFI, from the coding sequence ATGGGATTTCATGGGCAAAAAATTTTACCGGCGATTCGTTCCATGAAGGATTTTGAAAAAATGCTGGAGATGCCGTATCAATATGGGGTATTTCTTGACCTTCATCTTGGAATGGTAAAAAGCGTGTATGAGTATGCACGCCGATACGACAAAAAGATGTTTTTACATATTGATTTGATACATGGTTTAACGAGCGATGAAAATGCGACGGAATTTATCGTCCAGTACGCCAAGCCTTACGGGATCATCTCCACAAAAGGCAGCGTCATTTTGAAAGCAAAGCAAAAAGGGATTTTCGCGACACAACGCGCTTTTATCATCGATTCCAGCGCTCTTGAGAGAAGCGTTAAATTAGTTGAAAAAACCAATCCGGATTACATAGAAGTGCTTCCCGGTGTGGTGCCGAAAATTATAAAGGAACTGCATGTAAAAACAAAAAAGCCAATATTTGCCGGTGGGCTGATCGAATCCGCGGAAGAGGTGGAACAGGCTTTAGCAGCAGGGGCTTGTGCGATTACGACTTCCAATGTGGATTTATGGAAACAATTTATTTAG
- a CDS encoding ABC transporter ATP-binding protein — translation MFIVQNISKKYKHHVALAPMSFEADSGDCVVLCGGNGAGKSTLIDMLSGISIPSSGTVSFNELSLEKNRKEYLSQISYMPDDFFAQGHLKVKEFLSFYGSLRKIPANRIDEVLSIVGLLEKKNIKVNQLSKGMRQRLLFGQALLPEAKVILLDEPTNGLDPYWINQFVQIMKKLKEQGTIIIFSTHMMDVAAELGDRIIFLESGKVVKELENHHDNVQEFTFKLLTMYREMKGGPNTVS, via the coding sequence ATGTTTATTGTCCAAAACATATCGAAAAAATATAAACATCATGTCGCATTGGCTCCTATGTCTTTTGAAGCCGACAGTGGAGATTGCGTTGTACTTTGTGGCGGCAACGGTGCGGGAAAAAGCACACTGATTGATATGTTGTCTGGAATCTCTATTCCTTCTAGCGGCACCGTTTCATTCAATGAATTATCTTTGGAAAAAAACCGGAAGGAATATTTGTCTCAAATCTCTTATATGCCGGATGATTTTTTTGCACAAGGCCACTTGAAAGTGAAAGAATTTCTCTCATTTTATGGTTCTCTCCGAAAGATTCCAGCAAACAGAATAGATGAAGTGTTATCGATTGTTGGGCTGTTGGAAAAGAAGAATATTAAAGTCAATCAATTATCAAAAGGGATGAGGCAACGCCTTTTATTTGGCCAAGCGCTGTTGCCCGAGGCGAAAGTGATCTTGTTGGATGAACCAACAAACGGTTTGGATCCATATTGGATTAACCAATTTGTTCAAATTATGAAAAAGCTGAAAGAACAAGGAACGATTATTATTTTTTCTACGCATATGATGGATGTGGCGGCTGAATTAGGAGATCGGATTATCTTTCTTGAAAGCGGTAAGGTAGTAAAAGAACTGGAAAATCATCATGATAATGTTCAAGAATTTACATTCAAACTTCTTACGATGTATCGTGAAATGAAAGGCGGCCCTAATACGGTTAGCTGA
- a CDS encoding trans-sulfuration enzyme family protein: MNKRKDHNLEELQNETLAVHADDWVTNDRTVAPAIYYSATFRADNASEFADMAGTPRHPQYYTRYGNPVHERVKKVIAELEGTETALVTGSGMGAIATTLLALVSAGDHVVAQTRHYMSTAKIMDEMLPRFGVEVTVVEQSDVAAFEKAIRPNTKLIMIETPANPTLVLTDIAAVVELARPRGIIVVADNTFASPINQRPHDLGVDVVIHSATKYLGGHHDLTAGVICTSEELAERIWHTHISIGSVLSPMDAWLLLRGLRTLPMRVERINANALALAEFLEKQPQIERVYYPGLASHPQHQLAKRQMRGFGGMIAFAVKGGYEETQRFVSALKLSLNAVSLGGVDSLVVHTAAMWEGVMNEEQMRTAGIPSNFVRFSVGIEHIDDLKADILQALQAI; this comes from the coding sequence ATGAATAAACGTAAAGATCACAATCTCGAGGAACTTCAAAATGAAACTTTGGCCGTACATGCTGACGACTGGGTGACCAATGATCGGACGGTAGCTCCGGCTATTTATTACTCTGCTACTTTTCGTGCAGATAATGCCTCCGAATTTGCTGATATGGCGGGTACGCCGCGCCATCCGCAATATTACACGCGTTACGGCAATCCAGTGCATGAGCGTGTAAAGAAAGTGATAGCTGAGCTCGAAGGTACAGAAACCGCACTTGTAACAGGTTCTGGGATGGGAGCGATTGCTACGACGCTTCTAGCGCTTGTCAGTGCAGGCGACCATGTGGTTGCACAGACACGCCATTATATGAGCACTGCCAAAATTATGGATGAGATGCTGCCGCGGTTTGGTGTCGAAGTGACGGTTGTGGAGCAATCTGATGTGGCAGCTTTTGAAAAAGCCATTCGTCCTAATACAAAGCTTATTATGATTGAAACTCCGGCCAATCCGACGTTGGTGTTAACCGATATTGCCGCAGTAGTAGAGTTGGCCCGTCCACGGGGCATTATCGTCGTGGCTGATAACACATTTGCATCGCCGATTAACCAGCGGCCCCATGATCTGGGTGTCGACGTGGTTATCCACAGCGCAACAAAATATTTGGGCGGACACCATGATTTGACCGCCGGCGTCATTTGCACAAGCGAAGAATTAGCTGAACGTATTTGGCACACGCATATCTCAATCGGTTCGGTGCTCTCGCCAATGGACGCATGGCTGCTGTTACGCGGTTTGCGTACACTTCCGATGAGAGTTGAACGCATCAACGCCAATGCCCTCGCCTTGGCCGAATTTCTGGAGAAGCAGCCGCAGATTGAACGGGTGTATTATCCCGGTCTTGCCAGCCATCCGCAGCATCAATTGGCGAAACGCCAGATGCGCGGTTTCGGCGGAATGATCGCTTTTGCAGTCAAAGGCGGTTATGAAGAAACTCAGCGCTTCGTTTCTGCTTTAAAACTGTCGCTTAACGCAGTCAGCCTCGGTGGGGTCGATTCACTGGTTGTACATACAGCTGCGATGTGGGAAGGCGTGATGAACGAGGAGCAAATGCGGACTGCCGGGATCCCATCTAATTTCGTACGCTTTTCGGTTGGCATTGAGCATATCGATGACTTGAAAGCGGATATTTTGCAAGCTTTGCAGGCGATATAA
- a CDS encoding NADPH:quinone oxidoreductase family protein: MEKFRALVADKQEEAFSLKIKELTKEDLPEGDVTIKVYYSSVNYKDGLASINNSTVVRKYPMVPGIDLAGKVIESKNDRFKEGDEVLITGYDLGVAHFGGYSEVARVPADWVVPLPKGLSMKEAMAIGTAGFTAALSVHRLEENHLSPSQGRVLVAGATGGVGSHAISILSRLGYEVTASTRKKAEHDYLKQLGASDFVSPEEFVMPEKRALLKQQWAAAVDPVGGQYLPYILASIRYGGSVALSGMTGGTNFQSTVFPFILRGVNLLGIDSVFCPMETRLHLWEKLADEWKPDHLLDSISHEVTLDELPDVLAKILRGEMRGRTIVKL; this comes from the coding sequence ATGGAGAAATTTCGTGCCTTAGTGGCGGACAAACAGGAGGAGGCTTTTTCACTAAAGATAAAAGAGCTGACAAAAGAGGATCTTCCAGAAGGCGATGTTACGATAAAAGTTTATTATTCCAGCGTGAACTATAAGGATGGGTTGGCATCGATAAACAACAGCACAGTGGTTAGAAAATATCCTATGGTTCCGGGGATCGATCTGGCGGGGAAAGTTATTGAATCCAAAAATGATCGTTTCAAAGAAGGAGACGAAGTGTTAATTACGGGTTATGACTTAGGTGTGGCCCATTTTGGCGGATACAGCGAAGTGGCTCGTGTTCCCGCTGATTGGGTTGTTCCGTTGCCGAAAGGTCTTTCCATGAAGGAAGCGATGGCAATAGGCACAGCTGGTTTTACGGCTGCTCTTTCCGTCCATCGACTAGAGGAAAATCATCTTTCTCCAAGCCAAGGACGGGTATTGGTGGCTGGAGCGACTGGAGGAGTTGGAAGCCATGCCATTTCCATACTGAGCCGACTTGGTTATGAAGTAACGGCAAGTACTCGCAAAAAAGCGGAGCATGACTACTTAAAGCAGTTGGGTGCAAGCGATTTTGTTTCTCCAGAAGAATTTGTCATGCCTGAAAAACGCGCCTTGTTGAAGCAACAGTGGGCTGCCGCTGTCGATCCGGTCGGAGGACAATATTTGCCGTACATATTAGCGTCGATTCGATACGGAGGTTCTGTTGCTTTAAGCGGAATGACGGGTGGAACCAACTTTCAATCTACCGTATTTCCATTCATTTTGCGTGGGGTAAACTTGCTTGGCATTGATTCGGTCTTCTGCCCAATGGAGACTAGATTGCATCTCTGGGAGAAGTTGGCTGATGAGTGGAAACCGGATCATCTACTGGATTCGATCAGCCATGAAGTTACGCTCGATGAATTGCCGGATGTATTGGCTAAAATCTTAAGAGGCGAAATGCGCGGAAGAACGATTGTAAAGTTATAA
- a CDS encoding ABC transporter permease: MRNIWRSELMLSFRQRTYYSFVILWVVILGFLFLLQGTSPAFSGYTNITGTIMNLLLYIIPLFMLINGSFSIANEMENGQFRLLSTYPLSSISYVIGKVAGQFTSQLLIFTLSYGISLMIGLICGIPFSMKWMLALYFFAVGLIFFFLLMGIVIGSFTSTRWQALSISVFVWFFLIMLWPTALISVLNHIPYQMIGLVLKSLLFVNPAELIRFIFVIQLNGGSIFGQAYDSLVSFYEHWLSWAVLFYYTVVVLFISIVVSDTNLTMRRRK; encoded by the coding sequence ATGCGGAACATTTGGCGCTCAGAACTTATGTTATCGTTCAGACAGCGAACGTATTATTCTTTTGTGATTTTGTGGGTGGTGATTCTCGGGTTTTTATTTTTGCTTCAAGGGACGTCCCCTGCTTTTAGCGGATATACCAATATAACCGGAACGATCATGAACCTTCTTCTCTATATCATTCCGTTGTTTATGCTGATTAACGGGTCGTTCTCGATCGCAAACGAAATGGAAAATGGCCAATTTCGCTTATTATCCACCTATCCGCTTTCCAGTATTTCTTATGTCATTGGAAAAGTGGCGGGCCAATTTACTTCGCAGTTGCTGATTTTTACCTTAAGTTATGGGATAAGTTTGATGATTGGATTGATTTGCGGAATACCCTTTTCCATGAAATGGATGCTTGCGCTCTATTTTTTTGCCGTGGGTCTTATATTTTTTTTCCTCCTGATGGGGATCGTCATAGGCTCTTTTACTTCAACGCGATGGCAGGCATTGTCAATTTCGGTTTTTGTCTGGTTTTTCCTTATCATGCTGTGGCCTACAGCTTTGATTAGTGTGTTAAACCACATCCCTTATCAGATGATTGGTCTCGTTCTAAAAAGCCTTCTTTTTGTGAATCCGGCTGAACTCATTCGATTCATTTTTGTGATTCAGCTAAATGGAGGTTCTATTTTCGGCCAAGCATATGACTCGCTTGTGTCCTTCTACGAACATTGGCTGTCATGGGCGGTGCTTTTCTATTACACTGTAGTGGTTTTGTTTATCAGTATAGTTGTTTCTGATACCAATCTAACGATGAGGAGAAGAAAATAA
- the adhP gene encoding alcohol dehydrogenase AdhP, with product MKAAVVKQFKERLEVQDVPKPKPGFNEILVHIQACGVCHIDLHAAHGDWPVKPKLPLIPGHEGVGIVEEVGEGVTHLKVGDRVGIPWLYSACGHCEYCLSGRETLCLNQENAGYSVDGGYAEYCVAAADYVVKIPDNLGFVEAAPIFCAGVTTYKALKVSDVKPGEWVAIFGIGGLGHLAVQYAKAMGMNVVAIDMHDEKLELALKLGADKVVNAAKEDAAAWIHKEIGGVHGVVSTAVAKKAFDQAYRSIRRGGTCVMVGLPPESIDVPIFDTVLNGTKVVGSIVGTRKDLQEALQFAAEGKVKTIIETRTLEEINDIFDDMLKGKINGRIVIDMTK from the coding sequence ATGAAAGCGGCAGTAGTAAAACAATTTAAGGAAAGGTTAGAAGTGCAAGACGTTCCTAAGCCAAAGCCAGGTTTCAATGAAATATTAGTCCATATCCAAGCATGCGGCGTATGCCATATAGATTTGCACGCCGCTCATGGAGATTGGCCGGTGAAACCAAAGCTGCCTCTCATTCCAGGGCATGAGGGTGTCGGAATAGTAGAAGAAGTAGGAGAAGGTGTTACTCACTTAAAAGTCGGTGACCGAGTGGGTATTCCTTGGCTTTATTCAGCGTGCGGGCATTGTGAATATTGTTTGTCAGGACGCGAAACTCTTTGCTTAAACCAAGAAAATGCAGGGTATTCAGTAGACGGCGGCTATGCAGAATATTGTGTCGCAGCTGCCGATTATGTAGTAAAGATTCCTGACAATTTAGGATTTGTAGAAGCCGCTCCTATATTTTGTGCAGGAGTGACTACCTATAAAGCATTGAAAGTATCCGATGTCAAACCAGGTGAATGGGTAGCCATCTTTGGCATCGGCGGATTAGGTCATCTTGCGGTCCAATATGCTAAAGCTATGGGAATGAATGTAGTGGCCATTGATATGCATGATGAAAAATTAGAACTTGCCTTAAAACTAGGTGCTGATAAAGTGGTCAATGCAGCAAAAGAGGATGCAGCAGCGTGGATCCATAAAGAAATTGGCGGTGTGCATGGTGTTGTTAGTACGGCTGTTGCGAAAAAAGCATTCGATCAAGCTTATCGTTCGATTCGACGCGGAGGCACTTGCGTCATGGTGGGACTGCCACCAGAATCAATAGATGTCCCCATTTTCGATACAGTCTTAAATGGAACCAAAGTTGTCGGTTCTATTGTTGGGACGCGTAAGGATTTGCAAGAAGCTCTGCAATTTGCCGCAGAAGGAAAAGTAAAAACGATCATTGAAACCCGTACGCTAGAGGAAATCAATGATATTTTTGATGACATGTTAAAGGGCAAAATTAATGGACGCATTGTGATTGATATGACAAAATAA
- a CDS encoding nitrous oxide reductase accessory protein NosL → MFPGSSCCFFIIVSIYLPMIKTDTCEYCHMGIMDNQYATEAVLANNKTMKFDDLGCMYKWISENKDEKIQAKFVRDYNTKKWIEAEKATYVYGKSLKSPMSYNVVAFKNKNDAQSFAKKHNGTVLSYDDLNSHKWVKNKDMMKKMKGNM, encoded by the coding sequence ATGTTTCCAGGGAGTAGTTGCTGTTTTTTCATTATTGTATCAATTTATTTACCTATGATAAAAACGGATACTTGCGAATATTGTCATATGGGTATTATGGACAACCAGTATGCAACAGAGGCTGTGCTAGCCAATAATAAGACGATGAAATTTGATGATCTTGGCTGTATGTATAAATGGATAAGCGAAAATAAAGATGAAAAGATTCAGGCGAAATTTGTTCGCGATTACAATACGAAGAAATGGATTGAAGCTGAAAAAGCTACCTATGTTTATGGGAAATCTTTAAAATCTCCTATGTCTTACAACGTCGTTGCTTTTAAAAATAAAAACGATGCCCAATCCTTTGCAAAGAAACATAACGGAACAGTCTTATCCTATGATGACCTGAATTCTCATAAATGGGTAAAGAATAAAGATATGATGAAAAAGATGAAAGGCAATATGTGA
- a CDS encoding IS4 family transposase has protein sequence MDKNTLILSFGKWVSPINIQKLSEQVKELKQDYYTKKLTTEAYIKLLLVAQLLEFKSLEEMSDALVDEDLQKALGFESISASQLSRKNNQIHPLILANLFLDLVWKIQRYHYKNGKNMPLKIIDSSTLPLNLTHYKWAKFRKTKAGVKLHLRLVFMDKDTVYPEKAVITTAKEHDRNQLEVLVDDQEAMYVFDRGYVDYERFDRMTDDGYFFVSRLKKNAVIREVYTFSLPDDCHVLSDKMVYIGTTQNRTENVFRLLEVMDTKGNLLRFITNRFDLKPEEISDIYRSRWAIELFFKWLKQHVEIKHFYGMSETAIQNQIFLALITYCLHVLIQLEMKSKKSLLRITRWLKRALWKPAYVWLRKFDGRASP, from the coding sequence ATGGACAAGAATACACTAATTTTATCATTTGGTAAATGGGTTTCACCCATAAATATTCAAAAACTTAGCGAACAAGTCAAAGAATTGAAACAGGACTATTACACAAAAAAGCTGACAACAGAAGCTTATATTAAACTTTTATTGGTAGCCCAGCTGCTCGAATTTAAGAGCTTAGAGGAAATGAGTGATGCACTTGTAGACGAAGATCTTCAAAAAGCACTCGGATTTGAATCGATAAGTGCCTCTCAGCTATCCCGAAAAAACAATCAGATCCACCCACTAATTCTTGCAAATTTGTTCTTGGATCTTGTTTGGAAAATTCAACGGTACCATTATAAAAACGGAAAGAATATGCCACTGAAAATCATTGATTCAAGTACACTCCCGTTGAACTTGACCCATTATAAATGGGCAAAATTCCGGAAAACAAAAGCTGGTGTAAAGCTACACTTACGGCTCGTTTTCATGGATAAAGACACCGTCTATCCTGAAAAAGCAGTGATTACGACAGCAAAAGAACATGACCGAAATCAACTCGAAGTCCTAGTGGATGATCAAGAAGCCATGTATGTGTTTGACCGCGGTTATGTGGACTATGAACGTTTTGATCGGATGACAGATGATGGCTATTTCTTCGTTTCAAGACTGAAGAAAAACGCAGTCATTCGTGAAGTCTATACATTTTCACTTCCTGATGATTGTCACGTTCTATCCGATAAAATGGTCTACATTGGTACCACACAAAATCGTACTGAAAATGTCTTTCGTCTACTAGAAGTTATGGACACAAAAGGGAACTTACTTCGTTTCATCACCAACCGATTTGATTTAAAACCAGAAGAGATAAGTGATATTTACCGATCTCGCTGGGCTATTGAACTCTTTTTCAAATGGCTCAAGCAACACGTAGAAATTAAGCACTTTTATGGAATGAGTGAAACAGCTATTCAAAATCAAATTTTCTTAGCCCTGATCACGTATTGCTTACATGTTCTCATTCAATTGGAGATGAAAAGTAAGAAATCCCTACTTCGAATTACTCGTTGGTTAAAGAGAGCTCTGTGGAAACCAGCTTATGTTTGGTTGCGAAAATTTGATGGGCGAGCCAGTCCATAA
- a CDS encoding transglutaminase-like domain-containing protein, translating into MELIPESANLVDYLVELDVVNFSHPLIQKKRNELFYEGQSEIEKTKIAFEFVRDEISHSWDIQSTRVTCKASEVLRYKEGICYAKANLLAALLRSQRIPTGFCYQRLMIFDTPDKGYSLHALNGVFLRSFNRWIRLDARGNKPGVQAEFSIDQEILAFPIQEKYDEKDFPIIYTKPIQKTIAVLEKHTNALNMYQHYLPENL; encoded by the coding sequence ATGGAGTTAATTCCCGAGTCAGCTAATTTAGTGGACTATCTAGTAGAATTAGATGTTGTCAATTTTTCTCACCCTCTCATTCAGAAAAAAAGGAACGAACTGTTTTATGAAGGGCAGTCAGAAATTGAAAAAACTAAAATAGCATTTGAATTTGTAAGAGATGAGATTTCGCACTCGTGGGATATACAAAGCACAAGAGTTACGTGTAAAGCGTCTGAGGTGCTTAGATATAAAGAAGGAATTTGTTACGCCAAAGCTAATTTATTAGCAGCTTTATTAAGATCGCAACGAATACCAACAGGTTTTTGTTATCAACGGCTTATGATATTTGATACTCCTGACAAGGGTTATTCCCTTCATGCATTGAATGGTGTTTTTCTTCGTTCATTCAATCGGTGGATTCGTCTAGATGCTCGTGGAAACAAACCAGGAGTGCAAGCAGAATTTTCTATCGATCAAGAAATCTTAGCATTTCCAATCCAAGAAAAGTATGACGAAAAAGATTTCCCCATCATCTATACGAAACCTATCCAAAAAACAATTGCCGTTTTAGAAAAACACACCAATGCGTTAAACATGTATCAACATTATTTGCCTGAAAACTTATAA